In the Arachis ipaensis cultivar K30076 chromosome B04, Araip1.1, whole genome shotgun sequence genome, ATTTCGTCAGATTTTTGGGATTCTCAACATCATATTCTGCATTAAAAGTGCCAGAAAAGGGAAAAAAGACAAGCAAATTATTGGTTTATGCGGGTGCGCATGCGTGTGCTTGTTTCATTGTCAAAGCAAGAGAACTTTTCCTTCTGATTTTCATGGCCTAAACAAGGAAAATATAGCTTAGAATGATTAACTTTCCATCAAGTTTCCGACCATACCTTCGAGACAAATTGGACAAACATCCTCTTCTTCTGTCAGTAATACTTGAGTCTGATTTGATTTTAATAGCTCTGCCTTCTTGGGAGATATAGGCTCAGAATTTTCTTGAGCTTTAACTTTACTTTCTGCTTCTTCGAGATCTTCTCGTGCAATTAAAGTCTCGAAACTACTACCACTAACGGTTTCTCTACCAGACTCAGAATCTGTTGATGCAGAACCTCCAAAGACCACATCATAAGGCAGAGGCGCAGGAGGCGGCTGGAAAGTATCGGGTGTGGACGCATCCAGGTTTAAGCCAATCAGCAATCCAGCAGTGAGTGAAGCAGCAGAAGCATCATTAGAGGTTAACAACTCGCGCTCCTCCAAAGTTGGCGGGCACTGAAAATGGTAGTTTTTCAGTTTCAAATCATAAACTCCAAGCAAATACTAGAATAGAGATATAGAAAGAACAAAATAGTGATTCTTTTAAATACAGTAGTTTCAAATCATAAACTCAAACCAACCTATTAATCTAACAAAATACATCAATAGCTAGTGAAAATAATGATTCTTGTATGGGGGTATTAGCCCCTAAAATTTATTCTCTACTTACAATTTACACCTTGAAATTAATCATTGTACGAGTTAGTCCATGAATTGACAAAACTCGTATCAACTCGGTCGCTCTAAGGGACTAAATTGAGATATAGAAAGAATTGAGTTAATAGAGTTTTACAAATTCATGGACTAATTTGTGCAATAACTGAATTTTGGAGACGAAACTGCAAGCGAAGAATAACTTAATAGCAGAACCGTACATTATTTGATGCAAGGGTGCAGCTATAGCATGCCAATCAGTTCCCTTGGAAAAAGCTTACTGATCAAAACAACAATGAAGGTAAGCATGATTAAGTTCGGAATTCTTTTCATGACTACATGTTGGTTGCTTAagaggattttttatttttaattttttaaaaagggGACAAATAACTAAGAGAAAGAACAAAAAACTTAAAGGATAGTGCAATCTAGATGAGATGAGTAGCATCAAACTATCAATGTAAACACTATTTATCATCATAAATTTACTTCCGTAATCGGCCAAAAGCGTATAAGGAAATAAGCTGCATGCTAAAAGCAACATTACTAGATCAGATACCATATGAGCTACATACACTACGAATCCTGTAAGAAAAGGGCGAAAATTACTAACATAGTAATAAACTGGTGTTCCATGCAGATGAGGTTTTCTGGCAGAACAACAGCAACCTCCCATTTTCCAGTCCTTGTTTCTAATATTTAATCAAAACTACTTTTGATTGCCTCATTCTCTTCTGCTACGTCGCATCAAACGGAGATCGATCAGAGTTCACCAAACTTTATACATAAGGTTTTGATATAACAATCCAAAAATGGTATTCAAGGTGAATTAACAACAGAAATGAACTCATACTTTTCATAAAGACACAATAACATCAATGATAAGCATAAACACTGCAGAAACAAACACAGTGTAATCATTTCGGTTTTGGCTCCTTTAAAGAACAGATTAttctttagagagtaaagtgcaGCATCTGAACTGTTGACAAGAAAATCAATGACCTCAAATTTAATAAACAGAATTTTAATCAGCAGTTTCAGATGAGTGGTTTCTTCAAAATCTGTGACACTTAAACTAATCAGAGGACTTCCATAGAAATTATTCATTCATACATATACACATCATCACAGAGTTGCTAGAGATACAAATTCCTTATCCAACAGCTTCAATCCTCATCCCAGTTACAGATTCCTATGATTGGCATGTAAATTCCAACCAAAACTAAAACTTTAGAAACAACAAAACAACCCACAGGGTCAATTAAAGTATTAAACCAAATAAcatgaaaagaaaaagagtatATAGAAGCAATCAAAGAATAGCAGcacccaaaattcaccttcaGACAAATATAAAACAGAGCAAAACACCACACAAACCCCCAAAAAAACCACCCCTTTTCACAGAGCAAGAAATAGGTTAGAATCCATGAACCACCACAATCAATTCAAGAATGAAACCCCATTTACACACCAAAAAGTAAAAgaagcaaacaaacaaacaaacaagtgGTTTGTGGCCAGCAGTTACACACACTCCATGAATAAAAAAAACTGTCAAAAGTGAAAAGGGGTGGCCAAAAAAATTGATATAGaaagcaccaaaagaaaagaAGCTTACCCTTTTGGAAGGGAAGGGAAGGGAAGGGAAGGAGAGAAAGGTGAGAGGAATTGGGTAGCAGGAAAAAAGGGTTGAGGTTGGAAGGTTGAGAAAGGTGGCTTTTTTTCTGTGTATCTTTCTTCTCTTTGTATACACTTGTTTGTTTTGTTCTCTTCACATTCACTCAGTACACAGTTACAAGGTAAAGTACATTAACATTGTATCAGATTGAGTTACATAATTGTCACATACTATCAAtacatgaataaataaataataaatggaTTATGTATTTCAGATAAAACTCTAAGAAATTCACGAAGTGGAGTGTctttcatcatcattcatcaataaaataaataataaacaaataaataaactcCAATTCAGCCTGCAATTTGTGGTGGTTAATCTTCTAAACATCTTGTTTGAATTTATAATCTTATGTTCAATTTTTCATCTGCTTTTTTCAGTACCCCTTAACAGTAACTAATAGTCTTATTAGTTTTGCCAAAAAATAACAACTTAATAATTgaaattttacataaaaattcAATTATATATCTTTACATAAGCAAAATAAATAGTGTTTTATCCTTTTATTAGACACTATTTTGAAATATAAGCATGCCATTGTAATAAtattagtttttcttttaaaaaaaaaaagaatactaTGTTCTTGTTTAATTAACTAGTAACAATGAATGTAACTTTCAATATGATGTCCTAATCATTTCTCTGTTTTCCCCCTCATTATTCTATATCATTATTTTACGCGTTTTATCATATTAAAtgtaacaattaatgaatgtgcaaataataaattattattattattattattattattattattattttgagtaCATAGCTGAccaaataaatcttttaaaaaatgcTTCTCGTAGAATCTACAAATTTCAGTAAGGTCTGGCCTCTGTATCGAATATATTACACCTCGACACAAAAATCTCAACCACTTATTTATGCCATGGTGTAATTTTCCATAAGACTTTTGTGTCTATCATtttcaaattaaatattaaataacatTCTAATTCTGTTTATGGCTACTTTTTGTTAAAAGCACTCTTCTTGTTATATAGGTGCATCTCTTATGCGGCCATGATTTTTCCATTTCTTTGCAAATGAAGGAGTTATCATTAAAGTCAACTCTTTTAATATTTCAACATTTTTAGCTGCTGGCCAAACATTAATAAAAATGTGAATAtagaattcaaataaattgaaaaaCATATTTTATTTGGTAGAGTAATATTATTTGTCCTTGTCATGAAtatacttttcttattaattcatTTTATTTGTTTGACAACTTCTCTAAAAAATATTCTTATATCACATATCATATTTATTATGTTTTACATTGTCTAAAATTAAAAGTCtgataatttttataaatatgagaCAATCCTTAGTTCCTTACCTCTTGAGCTAATTTTTGGAATAAGTtagatttatttaattttttataatattgacGATAATAAACTCATTCATTCATAAATATGAAATGTATTTTGTTGCTTTTGGCTGTATTTAAATATTTGAGGAAGCATTTAATTTTGTCACAAGTTAGAAGCAAATTTAGTATCATTTTTCACTAAGTAATATAATACTTAAGCAAATATTTTACTGTTAAAGAATTTATTAGGCAGCTTTTTTATTTGGAATTTGGAGGGTGAGCAATATAATTGGTTGATAAGAAAGTTGTTCAACGCCCATGGATTTGGTTGGTCTGTTTCTATTTCTAATTAGAGTTTTTTAAAGACTATAACATTGTAGTGAACACGTTGTAATCCATGGAAGAACTTAAATTTTTCCTAAGATAGTAACACgatgaaaagaggagaagaaatctATAATATTCTCaatttttatcatttaatttttttactttaatttttttaaaactatataaatttaaattaatttttttgaatttgttcaCACAATTATATTTACCTTATATTATGGGAATTGATAAGGTTTTGGTGCATATAATTTTGTTTCTAAAATATTCTTTGACATatatattcataaaaaaatagttttttataatttctaaaatttgaacataaaacaccttAGCTATATATAGTAATCTCAAATTTATTATCttgtatatatttaataaataaaaataaattaatagtcAAATTTGTACCTGTTAATACACTAGTACTTATATCATTAAAGTTTGTTCACAAAATACATTGGTAGTTATTTTGCATTTAACTGTAAGGATAATAATATTAAGTCAGGTTTCAAATAATTTGAAATAAGACGGAAAAAAAAAGTTAACAACGACATTGATGTTTATTCCAAATAATTGggactaaaataatattttccCAAATTTTACATTTAATGTATTCAAAGAATATGAAAACTAATTTGTAATTTACAAAAATAATTTCCCTCCCTATCTCAATTAAATTTGACATTAAAAGTAATCTAATACTTCTTTTGAAAATTATCTCAACTGATTGCGCACATCTTAATATCAAGTTGAATATTTCATATTTGAGAGCCTTACATTCTAACTAAGCTGAGATATAATAACATTATTATAAACATTTAGTGAAGAGTTAAATAGAACACATAGAACACTAGTTGATTGAGACACTTAGCATGAAGTTTCATACTACACCTCTTACACAATTGCTTTAATCTTATACAATTCAAAGACAATTTATGTCCTGAATAATAATCACATCATATGAACAAATCCCATTTTACAAAAAATTATCCCTTGCTTGTATTATATCCTATAAAAGAATGATAGAAAACAAACCTTATGCTGAAGAGAATTTACATGACacttttctttgctttaatcACTGTTATTGGCCTCAGAACTCACAAGTCACACTCCTAGAATGATTTCAAGTCagcagctatatatatatatattcctctTATCTAATAGAGGCAGCCACAAATTTTTGTGCCACCAACTCACCTTAACACAAAAATACTAAGATCTTAAAAGATCAccttattctcttttctacacaaCTATCCCATACTCTCTCCGTTTAAGAATAACTGTTATATTGATAAATTTGGTACATCGAAATGTTAATGTATCTGGACTCCAGGTACCACCAGATATATTAACTTTCCGATGTATAATTTATCAATGCTGACAATTATTCATGGACGGAGGGATTATACGTTATTCTAACCACTTCTTGGAAGCGAATTCTGATGAGTCAGCTCATAGTTTCCATTTGCTGGTAGATGATTCTCACTATCCACAATATTTGCCTTTGaacaaaggaagaagaaagaagatgtATATATTGTAATATGCCAAAAGCTGTAAACATTTCAAAAGAGTGCAACACATGAGATAGAGAagatagaaagaaagaaataacacATGTTGAGATTATTGTTGTAGTTTCTATGCACTGTTAGTATAAAACTCTTTTACACTGACATCTGATCAATTGTTTCTATGCCAACTATCTAAAAAAGGAAATTTTATCTATGTGATAGTACTTGATTGGATGTTAGTATAAAAGAGTTTTACGTTGACAGTGCATAAAAATTGAAGTCTGATATACCTATGCCAGAACCAGTAGTTTTCACTAGTTTCAAGTGTCCAGCTTACTGCTGCCATGGCCAATGCAGCAAAACCGGCCATAGCATACGCCAAATTGTACCGTCTCAGAAGTGTCCTGACAAGACTAATGATCCATGTCTTTATGGTTTGAAAACTGCAGTGAAAATTCATCATTAGTACTCTTCTAGTCACAAGTAAATCTCATCAACCGTCGGCACAAGATGTTCACATGTTAATCTTAAAGCACACACAAGGTGAACAGTTAAACGCATCTGTGATCACTCATGAATACGAAGCCGAATAGAAGCAATGGGATATATTATTTGTTAATGGGAAACATGCCTTGAGCACCAAGCAATTGCACGCGAAACAAATCTACTATCCAAAGTATGGAGACTCACCTGAGATGTAAATTCAATGGGAATCGAACTGGAATTGAAAGGGATCTATACTTTGTTGAGATCTCTATCAACCATCCAATAAGAAGACCAAGAGCACCAATCACAATAACAACAAGAATATTGGAAGACCTGCATCATTCCACATAGTAAGCACAAAAAAGGCAAAGCATCTTTAACGGGAGCGGGTTTTGCGTGCACGTGTTCTCATGTTCTTATTCCACTAGTTCAAATACCTGGTTGCTTTTGTTGCTGCCAATAGGGCTGTAAGGATAGCAATAACTGTGTGGATTGCTCTCTTAAATACTTCATCAATGGTAGCAAGATAAAGAAAAGTGCTAATCACAGCCATGAAGGAGAGCCAAAAGTCCATGAACTGACACGAGTAAAGCGAAAGTTAGTCCATCAAGGATTAGTTCAAATCCATTCGAAAAAATAATTTGATCTACGGATAACATCATTGAGGTAAAGCCAGAAGCCAGGTAATTCATTACCTATTTGGAAACTACAAGTGACTCCAACGGCTCAAGACCAAACGAGACACAGATTGCTTAAAACAACTAAATTTCTAAGAAAATCAAGAGGTTATTGATGCTTGTACCAATAATGTGAGCAGTGCACCAGTCTCATTTTCAAAAgctttctttttatatattttcgGAAAGAATCAAAGGAATATTGGCAGCAGAGTCCTAACCTGTAGGACATTATAGCTTAATGCACACCAGGTACCAACATCACATGCATGATATAGTCCACTTGAAATTCCACTGGATGTGAATAAAACCCATTCTGCTAATGCCTGCATAAACAAGTTATTGATTTCGTAACACACAGAAGTCTATATAATAATGAATAACCTGTTTTGTTGCTTATTTAAATCAtcctcaaattaaaagaaaatcacCGTGTCAACACAAATAAAAGGAGTGCTTTGTCCTCAACATGTAACTGAACAAAAAGATTTGATGACGTTCTTTAGCATTGCTAACTGAACAAAGTCGTCAaacctttaattttaattttttttttttttatttatgaactGTGTGTTAATCTAAACTAGAAGGAGAAAAGAAAGAGTTGACAAGAGTATGGGAAAGAACAACCTTCTTCCTAAGGGCCCAATAGGCAGGAAGTATGGCTGCAGCATTCGAGACAATGAGAAAAATTGATTGTCGAACATGTCCTACAGAAACGATAGCCATGGAATCAGATAAAAAATAACACTACAATGAAAGGAAAGGAAAATGCAAATAGTTGAACCTTGATACAAGCAAGCACCTTGATGAGTTACAATTTCAATGCTACAGTCAAAGCCTCCATGGTTTCGATCACAAGAGCAGAAGCTGAGTCAAGAAAATAAACAAGTAGAATGGTAAATTCCTTAGTAAGTTGGAGAACAAATGCATAAGATACAATGTCTCGGTCATTACAAGGAATTTTATGGTTTCAGTTTAGCAATTTAAAGAAAAAACAGATTGAGAAGGGCTTAAATAAACCTGTATGATGTCAATCCGCTAGCATCAAAAGAGAATTTACATTCGCCGTGGGAGGAACAATGCTTTGGGCACCGTTCAAGCGAAATTGACATGATAGTTGGCCCCTTTAAAGAATCATTGCTGGTATTAACATGTCTTAGACCAAATCCCCAAGTTCCTTCTCTAGCATACATAATATAAAAATCAGCCTTGTCATCCCTTGAATCATAGAGCTTGAAAAACATGGATGAATCACTTCTCCTTGTCTTGTTCACATAATAATAATCCCAGCTAACAAGCGACGGCAATCCACCAAATCGAGCATATATTTCATAATTGATCTTGACATCCGAGGAAAGCTGAACATGAATATTTCCTCCGGCTCCACCGCGAGGTATGTCCAAAAGAAAGAAAGTCCAAATGTTATCTGGTTGTCCATTGTATGATGAGTTGCTTAAAAGTGGCTCGAGAGGGAAGTTTGCCGAATCATGTGATGCTCCGCCACTGACCGGTAAGTAGTACGATTCAAACGGGGTTGGACCTCTCCTTACAAATGTCTGCAGAGAACCATTCTCATCTCATCAATTAACTCATTCCTGCGTGTAATTATCTTCAAGCATCAAGATATAGAACTGATTGTATAGCACAAGGAGTTCTAAaagtttattattatcatttcaaaagataacaatcaaggtgaCACAGctcaaaaacaaaaacagaggCAAAGAGAGACACTTGCAAACTCTACCTGGAGCATGTAGCTATTCATTGTACAATTTGGCCCACCTTTCCCAAAAGGGCATTGAAGCAGATGTGACACCATTGAATAGCAAACTCCAGCATTGCTGTCCCGAGTCGTCGTAAGATTGACAGGTACTATACTAATGTACCACCGACCAATTAGTGGAGAATGTATAACCAATGGAACTTTATTTAAATCACTGGTATAATCATACAAAGTTGCCGAAGGCATTGCACCGTGTCGAACAAAACACATTAAATGAACATCATTTGCAGCAGAACTGCTATTCAAAGATGTAGTGTTGAATCTGACATCTTTTACTGTAAAGGTAAGTTCTTCTGCCACATTCATTATATCCAAGGAGAAGAAGTTTGGTACACCTTCATGACCACAAAACATTTTAAAACTACTCCTGCAGGTCACAACATTCTCCATTACTGCCGTGTTCGCCATAACCGCCAAAGCATTATAGTTACCGGAAGATGTGCATGAGAGTGGATATACTGTACTGTTACAGAAATTCCCCCTCATCATTGAATTTGCGCATGCTTCCACACTGATATTAGCAATGAAGGAGTATGCCGGACCTCGGATAATCTACAGACAGAGATCATAATTCTTCATAAGGAATGCATCAAAACCCCAGCTAAGGGAAATAGAATGAGTCGAATTAAAATATGTAAAGAATTTATTGTAGTAAGGGGACACTTAGAAAATAAATCATACCATCTTTGACTGTGTCCTTGTAGGTCCAATGCCATTGAAAAGGCCAATGTACCAAACACCTGGAGATATCTGAAATATAATTTGTCATGCATGATTATATGACATATGATATATCAATATTATGAAAAGAAAAGTGTAACTCCCTTGCAAACTAATCCTTATCCATAGCTGTTTACAAAGGAACACTTCCTAAGGACAAGACTGAGGTGGCTGCCAAGAAGTTCTTGAGGGACAAGATCTATAGCACACATGACTCCTTGGACGAGCTCATCATCATCAATTCTCTTCGCCACAAGAACCTTGTCCGCTTACTTGGTCTATATATATTGAAGTTTTATTTAGATCATTATGGATTACTTTATTGCTTctgctgcgtgttatgaacacctAGTAATCCTACAAACTAACCCTTATCCACTAATAAAATGGGGTTACAGATATAAAATTAATCTTATGCCTTCACCTAACAGTTAAAGTGTCTATATGACTGCAATTCGGAGGCTGAGTATTCCTACTCCACTTCCTTATGAAAGTCAAATTATCCATTCCTCAAGCCAAACAAGGTCAAGTTTGAGGAGCATGCAGGAAACTTGATTTAAAACTAATGATGTGCCTTAATAACTTAAGCTTTTAGGAGTGCAACCCCTCAGCAATTGGAATTCGATATCATCATAAGCATCTATGACTATGATCAAAGATATTGCTATAAGTAAAATGGAGCTACAAAAATACCTGATTGTTTGTCAATGTCATAGTGATATTTTTCTGCATTGGAAAACACTGCTCTACATCAAGACCATTTATCCCTGAAGGAAAAAGGAACAAAAAAACATTACCATAATGGAACGTTGACGCCACAAAGTTCAGGTAAGAGATGTCGTTCATTAATTTTCTTTTTGCTCGAGAAGGTAAACACAGATTGAGATACAAAAAGTGCTGGACTACTGTCAAAGTATTTGAAAGCAATGTGCAAGTGTGCGACAATAGGCCAAAAAGTAAACAGTATACATTTCTAGTTCATCATTCATTCATTACTTAATAACAAAGAAATCGCCATACACTGAAGGAAAAATTCTCAGTTTctcataaaattattaaaaataagtaTACAAGTTCAGAGTAGAGAGAAATTAAGATGGAATTTGCATTCTCGAAGTCTGGTTTTAAGAAACAGTGTAACCAATTTTGTTGCCTACCTGAGATTGCTGAATTCGTCATTGATATGTTTAAGGCATCTGGCAGTGGAGGACTTCCATCTCTAAAGCATATGATCGGCAACATACTTTGTGAAGCCGTTTCAATTCTTGAGATATCCTGAAACAGTGTGCATACGAACAAATGAAAGAGGCAAAAAATATGCCTGAGCCCATCGATCACACAGTAAGATGGTATCTTAGAGAGCTATGATAATCAGAGAGCTATTTCATTTTAACTTTTAACCGATACAATATGAGGCATCATAAGACAAGACATCAAAATagaataacatgaaatgaattcAATTAATAGTCATCATTCCTACCAACAAAGAAGTATGAACTGAATATACTTACAAGGTCTACATTTGAGTTCAATGCTATAGACAGCACAGAGAACCATGGCGGCAAGTCAACTGCAGCATGTATCACATACCAATTAAATCACCAAATCAGAAGGATTGAAGAAAAAATAAAGGTTACTCCTCACTCTTTAAACTCTCAAGTAATACTATCTTAAACGTACATTTCAATTCCCCAGAAATTATAGATCAAATGAGAAATACTGGTTCTTCCAAAACAAATAATATTGCatcctatttttcaaaattaattttggtCAACAGTTAAggctaaattgataaaatacttTCATGAGTTAAGGCTAAACTCCATAATTCTTAACTGTCTTAGTACAGTAACATGGAAAAACAGGCATGCTTAATATGATTAAATTCAATTAGAGAATTGTATAAGACTCTTCAGAATAGGTAAATTGAAGACAAAAGGGATCACTGAAGAATGATCATGATGAATCAACTAACAGAAAGAGAGAATAGAGGAAAATTGGGTTCCTACAGTTGCAAATTCAACTTTATATTACATTTCAATTCTGACCCACTAAAATTCAAACTGCAAAacgaacaagaagaagaaaaaaaaaaaaaagcaaaattatgATCATAAAAACAAAAGGGTAAATGCTAATTGACTCACTCACCTCTGATATAACGCAAATCAAAGGGTCTGAGCCTAGTCTCAGGGTAGCTGAAGCTCGAAACAGTAAAGGTTTCGCCACTGCCACCAGCTTCAT is a window encoding:
- the LOC107635089 gene encoding probable E3 ubiquitin-protein ligase RHB1A, whose product is MGGCCCSARKPHLHGTPVYYYCPPTLEERELLTSNDASAASLTAGLLIGLNLDASTPDTFQPPPAPLPYDVVFGGSASTDSESGRETVSGSSFETLIAREDLEEAESKVKAQENSEPISPKKAELLKSNQTQVLLTEEEDVCPICLEEYDVENPKNLTKCEHHFHLSCILEWMERSDSCPICDQEMIF
- the LOC107635088 gene encoding uncharacterized protein LOC107635088 isoform X1 → MAFNLILWYQPNLVLIVFVLFSCSFCVFSSTDEAGGSGETFTVSSFSYPETRLRPFDLRYIRVDLPPWFSVLSIALNSNVDLDISRIETASQSMLPIICFRDGSPPLPDALNISMTNSAISGINGLDVEQCFPMQKNITMTLTNNQISPGVWYIGLFNGIGPTRTQSKMIIRGPAYSFIANISVEACANSMMRGNFCNSTVYPLSCTSSGNYNALAVMANTAVMENVVTCRSSFKMFCGHEGVPNFFSLDIMNVAEELTFTVKDVRFNTTSLNSSSAANDVHLMCFVRHGAMPSATLYDYTSDLNKVPLVIHSPLIGRWYISIVPVNLTTTRDSNAGVCYSMVSHLLQCPFGKGGPNCTMNSYMLQTFVRRGPTPFESYYLPVSGGASHDSANFPLEPLLSNSSYNGQPDNIWTFFLLDIPRGGAGGNIHVQLSSDVKINYEIYARFGGLPSLVSWDYYYVNKTRRSDSSMFFKLYDSRDDKADFYIMYAREGTWGFGLRHVNTSNDSLKGPTIMSISLERCPKHCSSHGECKFSFDASGLTSYSFCSCDRNHGGFDCSIEIVTHQGACLYQGHVRQSIFLIVSNAAAILPAYWALRKKALAEWVLFTSSGISSGLYHACDVGTWCALSYNVLQFMDFWLSFMAVISTFLYLATIDEVFKRAIHTVIAILTALLAATKATRSSNILVVIVIGALGLLIGWLIEISTKYRSLSIPVRFPLNLHLSFQTIKTWIISLVRTLLRRYNLAYAMAGFAALAMAAVSWTLETSENYWFWHSFWHITIYTSSFFFLCSKANIVDSENHLPANGNYELTHQNSLPRSG
- the LOC107635088 gene encoding uncharacterized protein LOC107635088 isoform X2; this translates as MAFNLILWYQPNLVLIVFVLFSCSFCVFSSTDEAGGSGETFTVSSFSYPETRLRPFDLRYIRVDLPPWFSVLSIALNSNVDLDISRIETASQSMLPIICFRDGSPPLPDALNISMTNSAISGINGLDVEQCFPMQKNITMTLTNNQISPGVWYIGLFNGIGPTRTQSKMIIRGPAYSFIANISVEACANSMMRGNFCNSTVYPLSCTSSGNYNALAVMANTAVMENVVTCRSSFKMFCGHEGVPNFFSLDIMNVAEELTFTVKDVRFNTTSLNSSSAANDVHLMCFVRHGAMPSATLYDYTSDLNKVPLVIHSPLIGRWYISIVPVNLTTTRDSNAGVCYSMVSHLLQCPFGKGGPNCTMNSYMLQTFVRRGPTPFESYYLPVSGGASHDSANFPLEPLLSNSSYNGQPDNIWTFFLLDIPRGGAGGNIHVQLSSDVKINYEIYARFGGLPSLVSWDYYYVNKTRRSDSSMFFKLYDSRDDKADFYIMYAREGTWGFGLRHVNTSNDSLKGPTIMSISLERCPKHCSSHGECKFSFDASGLTSYSFCSCDRNHGGFDCSIEIVTHQGHVRQSIFLIVSNAAAILPAYWALRKKALAEWVLFTSSGISSGLYHACDVGTWCALSYNVLQFMDFWLSFMAVISTFLYLATIDEVFKRAIHTVIAILTALLAATKATRSSNILVVIVIGALGLLIGWLIEISTKYRSLSIPVRFPLNLHLSFQTIKTWIISLVRTLLRRYNLAYAMAGFAALAMAAVSWTLETSENYWFWHSFWHITIYTSSFFFLCSKANIVDSENHLPANGNYELTHQNSLPRSG